One genomic window of Gossypium hirsutum isolate 1008001.06 chromosome D11, Gossypium_hirsutum_v2.1, whole genome shotgun sequence includes the following:
- the LOC107913275 gene encoding LOW QUALITY PROTEIN: formamidase-like (The sequence of the model RefSeq protein was modified relative to this genomic sequence to represent the inferred CDS: deleted 1 base in 1 codon), whose amino-acid sequence MAPPTPRLVVSVDLKKKPWEQALPLHNRWHPEIPPVAHVKVSEVFRVEMVDWTGSVIKDDDSAADVKFIDLSTVHYLSGPIRVVDKKETPAMPGDLLAVEICNLGPLPGDEWGYTATFDRENGGGFLTDHFPCATKAIWYFEGIYAYSPHIPGVRFPGLTHPGIIGTAPSMELLNIWNEREREVEENGHKSLKLCEVLHSRPLANLPSTKGCHLGKIKKGTAEWEKIAKEAARTIPGRENGGNCDIKNLSRGSKIYLPVFVEGANLSTGDMHFSQGDGEVSFCGAIEMSGFLELKCEIIRGGMKEYLTPMGPTPLHVNPIFEIGPVEPRFSEWLVFEGISVDESGRQHFLDASVAYKRAVLNAIDYLSKFGYSKEQVYLLLSCCPCEGRISGIVDAPNAVATLAIPTAIFDQDIRPKAGKVPIGPRLVRKPDVLRCSYDGNLPTTKNPAASM is encoded by the exons ATGGCTCCTCCAACTCCAAGACTAGTGGTGTCAGTAGATTTGAAGAAGAAGCCATGGGAACAAGCTCTACCTCTTCACAATCGTTGGCACCCTGAAATCCCTCCGGTTGCCCATGTTAAGGTCAGTGAGGTCTTTAGAGTAGAAATGGTAGACTGGACTGGAAGTGTCATAAAAGATGATGATTCTGCAGCTGATGTC AAATTTATAGACCTCTCCACT GTTCATTATCTGAGTGGGCCTATAAGAGTTGTAGACAAGAAGGAGACACCTGCCATGCCAGGTGATCTTCTTGCAGTGGAAATATGTAACCTGGGTCCTTTACCGGGTGATGAATGGGGTTATACAGCAACTTTTGACAGAGAAAATGGAGGAGGGTTTTTGACGGACCATTTTCCATGTGCAACAAAAGCTATTTGGTATTTTGAAGGAAtctatgcctactctcctcatatACCGG GGGTGAGATTTCCGGGGTTGACTCATCCGGGAATAATTGGAACGGCACCATCAATGGAACTTCTGAATATATGGAATGAAAGAGAAAGAGAAGTAGAAGAAAATGGCCACAAGTCCCTAAAACTATGTGAAGTTTTGCATTCACGACCATTGGCAAACCTTCCTTCAACCAAAGGCTGCCATTTGGGGAAG ATAAAAAAGGGGACTGCTGAATGGGAAAAGATTGCTAAGGAGGCTGCGAGGACTATTCCAGGAAgagaaaatggtggaaattgtGACATAAAAAACCTTAGTAGAGGTTCTAAAATATATCTTCCCGTGTTTGTTGAAGGAGCTAACCTTAGCACCGGTGACATGCATTTCTCTCAAGGTGATGGTGAAGTCTCATTCTGTGGAGCAATTGAGATGAGTGGTTTTCTTGAGCTTAA GTGTGAAATTATAAGAGGTGGAATGAAAGAGTACCTTACTCCAATGGGGCCAACCCCTCTTCATGTAAATCCGATCTTTGAGATCGGACCAGTGGAACCGAGATTCTCGGAATGGTTGGTTTTTGAGGGAATAAGCGTGGATGAGAGTGGAAGGCAACATTTCCTTGATGCAAGTGTTGCATATAAACGTGCAGTGCTCAATGCTATCGACTACCTCTCCAAGTTCGGGTACTCGAAAGAACAG GTTTACCTTCTTCTATCCTGCTGCCCTTGTGAAGGAAGGATCTCCGGAATTGTAGATGCACCAAATGCTGTTGCAACTCTTGCAATTCCAACTGCTATCTTCGACCAG GACATTCGTCCAAAAGCCGGAAAGGTGCCGATAGGGCCTCGGCTAGTGAGAAAACCAGATGTTTTAAGATGCAGTTATGATGGAAATCTTCCCACAACGAAGAACCCAGCTGCCTCAATGTAA